The DNA region TAGAATAATTAGCAAAAGAGCCATTATAAACATAATGAGGATGTAAAAGCGCTTATTGAGTAAATGCGTTAATGTTCCCAATTACTGTTTTTCAGTAGTCCCATTTAAACACCTGTTTGCAAAAaccattttcatgacaattaaaagctttataaaaatcacaaatgtcaaaatatcttgagcttgtgttaaccacagacTTGTTTAGGCATTTAActaaaaatccatttagaaaaaaacattgactTGGGGATGATGGAAACCAGATATGCAAAAATGTTAACTTGTTTACGGGTTTTTGCATTCAGAAATATGTAATGCCTATTGTGTTGTACATTTGAgtgaaataaataatcaaaaaagaTGGATTTTATGAGGATATGGTTCAGTGCATAGCTTGTTGATCAGATGGAGGCAGATCTTAACACGAGCTTGCAGTTGATTGTATTGGAAGGGCTGGGGTTTAAATGGACGGGATGACTGGAGAAGTCAGTCGTTTCACTGAAACATCAACATATTGATTAAAAATGgttaggttaaaaaaaatgtaacacacATGAATTGATCGTTCACAACATGCATTCACACATGCCAACTTTAAACCAATCTTGAACTTAACCATGTGCATTGTGGGAACTGCAGGGATTAGGGACAGATGTAGTTAGAAAATACAGAAGAGTTAAGACATTGTCTAGCATGCCAGTCAACCATTTTAAACCATTGTTTGCTCTGTCTCACAGGTCAGGTGATCAAAGCATGGGACATCGGTGTGGCCACGATGAAGATTGGCGAGATCTGCCAACTGATTTGCAAACCTGAGTATGCCTATGGAGCCGCTGGCAGCCCACCCAAAATCCCACCCAACGCTACCCTTGTGTTCCAGGTGAGGTCAAGATGCATGTGAACAGGATATTCAGAATATTGTATTGTATCAATAAAAAAACTGTGAGGAGTTTGTGTATTTATTGACGTGTCTATTTGTTTGTCTGGCAGGTGGAGTTGTTTGAGTTTCATGGGGAGGACATCACAGGTGAAGAAGATGGTGGGATTATTCGCAGGATCATCACTAAGGGGGAGGGTTACACGAAGCCTAATGAGGGTGCATCTGTGGAAGGTAAAGCACCGCTCCTATTCCTCCAACAGTCAATAAATGGAGagcaattcaattaaaaaatacagcaaatgtAAACCGAAGAATGAAACAAAACTAATTTAAAGAAACAGTTGACCCGAAAATACGCAGCTTTCTacagtgaactattcctttattcaTTCTGTGTTAGTGCAGTATTTGCAGTAGTTAATCTTTCTATCTCTTTGGGTTAGTGTGGTTGGAGGGCTGTCACGAGGACCGTGTCTTCGACGAGCGTGAGCTGAAGTTTGAGGTGGGAGATGGAGAGAGTTTGGGTCTGCCTCCAGGTGTGGAGAGAGCCCTGCAGGCGATGGAACAGGGAGAAGAGGCGCTCTTCACCATCAAACCAAAGTAAACACACATTTCTTACAACTGCAAGCAGTGTCTGTTGAGGTCCATGCTTAGTTTATTTATGCGTGTGCATCTATCTTAGGTATGGCTTTGGAACTGCTGGCAGCAACAAATTCAACATCCCACCTAATGCTACACTGCAGTACAAAATCAAATTGAAAGCATTTGAGAAGGTCAGTGTGTGCTCCAAAATAACCAGCAGAATTCACTCAGGAAATCAGGAAAtcgctattttattttattttttatcatgctTTAAGATTAATTACAGTCTGTAAGTGATCAGCTTAGCAGTAATGTCTGTACACAGTCATTGTCATGAATGGATATGAGTTTAATATGTTGTTCTCTCATACAGGCAAAAGAATCCTGGGAGATGAACACGTTTGAGAAACTAGAACAGAGTGCCATCGTCAAAGAAAAAGGAACTCAGTATTTTAAGGTAGCAGAAATGTCATACACACTGACATGTTATCCATCCACAACGTCTCATTTTAATCTAATAGTACATTTAAGAATTGGAGTGTGTTTTCTGTGCACAGGAGGGGAAATACAAGCAGGCAGTCATGCAATACAAACGCATTGTGTCCTGGTTGGAGCACGAGTCTACTATGCAGCCGGATGAGGAAGAGAAAGCCAAAGCTCTGCGATTGGCTGCTCATCTCAACCTAGCTATGTGCTACCTAAAGCTGCAGGAACCAAATCCTGCCCTCGAGAACTGTGACAAGGTAGAAAATGAACAACCTTGTTTAAGCTTGCTCATGGTCATGCTTGCACAGTCATATTTCATGGCTGCAAAAGTCAAAAGATTACGTttattaaacatgttaataaataaCTCTTGATTTGTAATGTCTTTCATTTAAAATggttaacaagtttttttttatgttagtacTTATTTATTGTTGAATGTTCTATTTCGGTTAAACCTTTCATGTTTACTTTTCATCACCATTAGCAAGTTTAAtagcaaaagaagaaaaaaaagcactgGACAGAGTTTCTCTTTATTGATATTAACTCTTGAATCTTAAAAAGAGGCCAAACTGTTCTCATTTCTCCTGATTTCTTTTTGCGTCCTGTATTTTGTGTAAAGGCACTGGAGCTGGATGCAAATAACGAGAAGGCTTTGTTTAGGCGAGGAGAGGCACTGGTTGTCATGAAGGAGTTCGACCGGGCGAGAGCAGACTTCCAGCGGGTCACTCAGTTGTATCCAGCCAATAAGGCCGCAAAGAGCCAGATTGTGCTCTGCCAGAAACATATCAAAGAGCAACATGAGAAGGACAAACGCCTCTATGCCAACATGTTCCAGAAGTTCGCAGAGAGAGACGCCAAAGTAAGTGTCTACGGTTACTAGCTCTTAGTCCCTGCACAAAAGATTGACCCACCAGACAGCTGTTGTCTTCCAtctaatgttgttgttttgtgtgtgtgtgttttattttccagAAAGAGTCAGATCAAGGAAAGGagcaggaaaagaaagagaatggTAGTGCAGTTGAAATAGATGAAAACGGAGCCCAGGAACAAACTGCAGCATAatagtgtgcttgtgtgtgtgtgtgtgtgtgtgtattatttactgtcttttgtgttattttttgttttttttaagaggaTGTTTTGTACCTTCTATAATATCTGTCCCTCTGAAGCGACTGTGTTTGTGCGAGTGAGGAAGTGCACTTTCTTTGGTTTCTAATCTAATGTAGCAAGTGGTGTTTGCTTTAGTACTGTGGCCAGACCCTTGTGTCCAGGTGTGCACTCGCATATGATTGCACATGTGTATGAATGTTTGCGTGCGATACTGTAGGCAGCTAGTCGGCCTGGCCATGTCCTCTGCTGCATCTCTCTAAGATATGGTGGAAATAAAGCAAACTCGTTCTTTGTCTGTAGCCTGTACTGCAGCCTCTTGCGTGGGTG from Carassius auratus strain Wakin unplaced genomic scaffold, ASM336829v1 scaf_tig00027323, whole genome shotgun sequence includes:
- the LOC113079198 gene encoding peptidyl-prolyl cis-trans isomerase FKBP4-like, with translation MTAEEVVNEGCSISIEGEDITPKKDGGVLKMVKKEGTGTELPMTGDKVFVHYVGTLLDGTQFDSSRDRGEKFSFELGKGQVIKAWDIGVATMKIGEICQLICKPEYAYGAAGSPPKIPPNATLVFQVELFEFHGEDITGEEDGGIIRRIITKGEGYTKPNEGASVEVWLEGCHEDRVFDERELKFEVGDGESLGLPPGVERALQAMEQGEEALFTIKPKYGFGTAGSNKFNIPPNATLQYKIKLKAFEKAKESWEMNTFEKLEQSAIVKEKGTQYFKEGKYKQAVMQYKRIVSWLEHESTMQPDEEEKAKALRLAAHLNLAMCYLKLQEPNPALENCDKALELDANNEKALFRRGEALVVMKEFDRARADFQRVTQLYPANKAAKSQIVLCQKHIKEQHEKDKRLYANMFQKFAERDAKKESDQGKEQEKKENGSAVEIDENGAQEQTAA